The proteins below come from a single Gordonia sp. X0973 genomic window:
- a CDS encoding helix-turn-helix domain-containing protein codes for MTETKTTNGFRADPDGVSGTPYSEAAATAIASAVGDLDDTPVVLLAADHQARAVTFDGAHAIVDGMTGLGMRPGVLLAEEEIGVNAIGTPIQLRKGMFVRGAEHGLSSFQDFACYGQPVVHPITRRLEGVVVLGGPVDAENRYYPMLARRVAGEVADQLHATSPSAHRRLFAAFRHAAQGKSRAVVALTKGLTLATPTALDMIGPEDHAALRAYAREAAVLPGSAEHRLTLASGEAVRLRCSGIDGVDGSLLELVGAARGPRRRDTADHSVAFPLLVVGEVGTGRTHRARMLVGDGATVRDAADVARGGEVGWTDDVLRLLGSPGAAVVLENIQFVSEAGTALLARAVESSGREVVLTATPGEHLHGAHAGLVAVCADREELVPLRRRSHEIPRLAREMLSQAAPLSGLRFTAEALDVLSAQPWPGNLTELRRIVDGAVRRRSAGDITVADLPATHREFAAPESPLRRAEREAIEDALAAVGGNKQRAAVHLGVSRSTLYNRMRALKMTGTVAQRA; via the coding sequence ATGACCGAGACAAAGACCACGAACGGATTCCGCGCCGACCCGGACGGGGTATCGGGGACGCCGTATAGCGAGGCCGCGGCCACCGCGATCGCGAGTGCCGTCGGGGATCTCGACGACACGCCGGTGGTGCTGTTGGCCGCCGATCACCAGGCGCGGGCCGTCACCTTCGACGGTGCGCACGCCATCGTCGACGGGATGACCGGCCTGGGTATGCGGCCCGGTGTCCTGCTCGCCGAGGAGGAGATCGGCGTCAACGCGATCGGCACGCCGATCCAGTTGCGCAAGGGGATGTTCGTCCGCGGCGCCGAGCACGGCCTGTCGTCGTTCCAAGACTTCGCCTGCTACGGCCAGCCGGTCGTCCACCCGATCACCCGGCGCCTCGAAGGCGTCGTGGTGCTCGGCGGCCCGGTCGACGCCGAGAACCGCTACTACCCGATGCTCGCCCGACGCGTCGCCGGGGAGGTCGCCGACCAACTGCACGCCACGTCGCCCAGCGCGCACCGCAGGCTGTTCGCCGCGTTCCGGCACGCGGCGCAGGGCAAGTCGCGCGCGGTCGTCGCGCTGACCAAGGGGCTCACCCTCGCCACCCCGACGGCGCTGGACATGATCGGTCCGGAGGACCACGCCGCGTTGCGGGCCTACGCCCGGGAGGCGGCGGTGCTGCCGGGTTCGGCCGAACACCGGCTGACCCTCGCCTCGGGCGAGGCGGTGCGGCTGCGGTGCAGCGGAATCGACGGGGTGGACGGCAGCCTGCTGGAGTTGGTCGGCGCCGCCCGCGGCCCGCGTCGGCGCGACACGGCAGACCACTCGGTTGCCTTCCCGCTGCTGGTCGTCGGCGAGGTGGGCACCGGCCGTACCCATCGCGCCCGGATGCTCGTCGGCGATGGTGCGACGGTGCGCGATGCGGCCGACGTGGCGCGCGGCGGGGAGGTCGGGTGGACCGACGACGTGCTGCGCCTGCTCGGGTCGCCGGGTGCGGCGGTGGTGCTGGAGAACATCCAGTTCGTCTCCGAGGCTGGCACCGCGCTGTTGGCGCGCGCGGTCGAGTCGTCGGGGCGCGAGGTCGTGCTCACGGCCACCCCCGGGGAGCACCTGCACGGCGCACATGCCGGGCTGGTCGCGGTCTGCGCCGACCGCGAGGAATTGGTGCCGTTGCGCCGCCGCAGCCACGAGATCCCGCGACTCGCCCGCGAGATGCTGTCGCAGGCCGCACCGCTGTCCGGGTTGCGGTTCACCGCCGAGGCGCTCGACGTGCTGTCGGCGCAGCCGTGGCCGGGCAACCTGACCGAACTGCGCCGGATCGTCGACGGGGCGGTCCGCCGTCGTTCCGCCGGCGACATCACCGTCGCCGATCTGCCCGCCACGCATCGGGAGTTCGCCGCCCCGGAGTCTCCGCTGCGCCGCGCCGAACGGGAGGCCATCGAAGACGCCCTCGCAGCGGTCGGCGGCAACAAACAGCGCGCCGCGGTCCACTTGGGCGTCAGCCGGTCGACCCTCTACAACCGGATGCGGGCGCTGAAGATGACCGGAACGGTCGCGCAGCGCGCCTAG
- a CDS encoding AMP-binding protein: MGAHSKDTLDWVPGPDVVARSRLFAALRSWGYSGDRAGFAEMNERAIADPEWFWRAVVEDLNVDFTAPFTKVLDESEGKPFPKWFPGGRINLAQLTAHRHAEGPLREKTAVVYEGDSGQRRTLTYGELDLAVREFAANLAAFGVGKGDRVVLFMPVVPEAVVAFLATAMLGAVAVPTFSGYAADALSTRIQDSQAKVLVTADGTTRRDKTVEMKTTADEALALSPSVTNVVVVRHLGTDVAMTPGRDVYFDELPKDPAVETAETESNDPLCLVYTSGTTGRPKGIVHSHGGFAVKCAVDFAYGFDVDDTDTVSWITDLGWLVGPMLFTGPLQLGATIVMIEGLPVHPTPSRMWDVLNRNEVTVAGIAPTAARAMRAAGDDAVREVPTLKAFVSTGEAWDEPTWWWLFTEIGQRTRPIINFSGGTEVGGGLIIGYPGMAAPAAAFTDPLPGIDVAVLDDQGNRVVGQIGELAVLNTFPGMTHAFWGDRDRYLATYWDRFDGVWIHGDLASVDEEGYWRIHGRSDDTLKLSGRRVGPAEIEAAVLKDGRIAEVAVIGVPDEARGMRAVAFVVPRAADADPADLERTAARNTGKGFAPELVVVPTLPKTKNGKIMRRLIRSRFLGEPTGDLSALDPTTPIDNIPTR, encoded by the coding sequence ATGGGAGCCCACAGCAAAGACACCCTCGACTGGGTGCCCGGTCCCGACGTCGTCGCGCGCAGCCGGTTGTTCGCCGCGTTGCGCAGCTGGGGATACTCCGGCGACCGGGCCGGCTTCGCCGAGATGAACGAGCGGGCCATCGCCGATCCGGAGTGGTTCTGGCGAGCCGTCGTCGAGGACTTGAACGTCGACTTCACCGCGCCCTTCACCAAGGTCCTCGACGAGTCCGAGGGCAAGCCCTTCCCCAAATGGTTCCCCGGCGGCCGCATCAACCTCGCCCAGCTGACGGCGCATCGGCACGCCGAGGGACCGCTGCGCGAGAAGACCGCCGTCGTCTACGAGGGCGACTCCGGGCAGCGCCGCACCCTGACCTACGGCGAACTCGACCTGGCCGTGCGCGAATTCGCCGCCAACCTCGCGGCCTTCGGCGTCGGCAAGGGCGATCGGGTGGTGCTCTTCATGCCGGTGGTCCCCGAGGCCGTCGTCGCTTTCCTCGCGACGGCGATGCTCGGCGCGGTCGCGGTGCCGACGTTCAGCGGATACGCCGCCGACGCGCTGTCCACCCGCATCCAGGACTCGCAGGCCAAGGTGCTGGTCACCGCCGACGGCACCACCCGACGCGACAAGACCGTCGAGATGAAGACGACGGCCGACGAGGCGCTGGCGCTCTCGCCGAGCGTGACCAACGTCGTCGTCGTGCGGCACCTGGGCACCGACGTCGCGATGACACCTGGGCGCGACGTGTACTTCGACGAGCTGCCGAAGGACCCGGCCGTCGAGACCGCCGAGACGGAGTCGAACGACCCGCTGTGCCTCGTCTACACCTCGGGCACCACCGGCCGGCCCAAGGGGATCGTGCACAGCCACGGCGGGTTCGCCGTCAAGTGCGCGGTCGACTTCGCCTACGGATTCGACGTCGACGACACCGACACGGTCAGCTGGATCACCGACCTCGGCTGGCTCGTCGGGCCGATGCTGTTCACCGGGCCGCTGCAGCTGGGCGCGACGATCGTCATGATCGAGGGGCTTCCCGTCCATCCGACCCCCAGCCGGATGTGGGATGTCCTCAACCGCAACGAGGTCACCGTCGCCGGTATCGCCCCGACCGCCGCGCGCGCCATGCGGGCCGCCGGCGACGACGCCGTCCGCGAGGTGCCCACGCTGAAGGCCTTCGTCTCCACCGGTGAGGCCTGGGACGAGCCGACCTGGTGGTGGCTGTTCACCGAGATCGGGCAGCGCACCCGGCCGATCATCAACTTCTCCGGCGGCACCGAGGTCGGCGGCGGACTCATCATCGGCTATCCCGGTATGGCGGCCCCGGCCGCCGCGTTCACCGATCCGCTGCCCGGCATCGACGTCGCCGTCCTCGACGACCAGGGCAATCGCGTCGTCGGGCAGATCGGCGAACTCGCGGTGCTCAACACCTTCCCGGGCATGACCCACGCGTTCTGGGGCGATCGCGATCGCTACCTCGCCACCTACTGGGACCGGTTCGACGGCGTCTGGATCCACGGCGACCTCGCCAGCGTCGACGAGGAGGGCTATTGGCGGATCCACGGCCGCTCCGACGACACGCTCAAGCTGTCCGGCCGCCGCGTCGGCCCGGCCGAGATCGAGGCGGCCGTCCTCAAGGACGGGCGGATCGCCGAGGTGGCGGTCATCGGCGTTCCCGACGAGGCGCGCGGCATGCGTGCCGTCGCCTTCGTCGTGCCGCGCGCGGCCGACGCCGATCCCGCCGATCTGGAACGCACCGCGGCGCGCAACACGGGTAAGGGCTTCGCGCCGGAACTCGTCGTCGTGCCGACGCTGCCGAAGACCAAGAACGGCAAGATCATGCGCCGCCTGATCCGCTCCCGGTTCCTCGGCGAGCCCACCGGTGACCTATCCGCGCTCGACCCGACCACCCCGATCGACAACATCCCGACCCGCTAG
- a CDS encoding aldehyde dehydrogenase: MAQDGVFGALVKPESMLIDGEWVAAVEGGTLPVIDPGTEQQIGAVALGTAADVDRAVEVARRACDEERWMRLSAQHRSAVMWKLSDLIAENADELARLESMDVGMPEPTAKAMITEAVNMYRYFAGWADKVYGVSAEIGPAEMRFQGFTRKEPVGVAALITSWNAPMIGNAMKLAPALAAGCVTILKPSEEAPLSTLALGALALQAGVPAGVVNVLPGLGSVVGAALTAHDGVDKVSFTGSTAVGKQIVQAAAGNLKKLSLELGGKSPMIVLPDADIDAAVPALAVGMFWNSGQICTAGTRLLVHSDIADQVAQGVAEAGKAMKIGYRTEPGVELGPLVSQRQLDRVEGYVAKGREAGATVLSGGRRVGDKGYYYEPTVLTDVDPSMAVVEEEIFGPVLGVLSYDEIDEAVAVANGTSYGLASSVWTRDINNALTVARKLKAGRVNINIHRAGGVQLPIGGYKQSGWGRECGPEGIAEFLETKSVVTRMWA, translated from the coding sequence ATGGCGCAGGACGGTGTTTTCGGGGCGTTGGTGAAGCCGGAATCGATGCTGATCGACGGTGAGTGGGTGGCGGCAGTCGAGGGCGGCACGCTGCCGGTGATCGATCCCGGCACCGAACAGCAGATCGGTGCCGTCGCGCTGGGCACCGCCGCCGACGTCGACCGGGCTGTCGAGGTCGCGCGCCGGGCGTGCGACGAGGAGCGGTGGATGCGCCTGTCGGCCCAGCATCGCTCGGCCGTGATGTGGAAGCTCTCCGACCTGATCGCGGAGAACGCCGACGAGCTCGCGCGCCTGGAGAGCATGGACGTCGGCATGCCGGAGCCGACGGCGAAGGCGATGATCACCGAGGCGGTCAACATGTACCGCTACTTCGCCGGATGGGCCGACAAGGTCTACGGCGTCAGCGCCGAGATCGGCCCGGCGGAGATGCGGTTCCAGGGCTTCACCCGAAAGGAGCCGGTGGGCGTCGCCGCGCTCATCACGTCGTGGAACGCGCCGATGATCGGCAACGCCATGAAACTCGCACCGGCGCTGGCCGCCGGCTGCGTCACGATCCTCAAGCCGTCCGAAGAGGCGCCACTGTCCACCCTCGCCCTCGGCGCCCTCGCGCTACAGGCCGGGGTGCCGGCCGGAGTCGTCAACGTCCTGCCCGGCCTGGGCTCGGTCGTCGGCGCCGCACTGACCGCCCACGACGGGGTGGACAAGGTGAGTTTCACCGGCTCCACCGCCGTCGGCAAACAGATCGTGCAGGCCGCCGCGGGCAACCTGAAGAAGCTCTCGCTCGAACTCGGCGGCAAGTCGCCGATGATCGTGCTACCCGACGCCGACATCGACGCCGCCGTGCCCGCGCTGGCGGTCGGCATGTTCTGGAACAGCGGCCAGATCTGTACCGCGGGCACCCGCCTGCTGGTGCACTCCGACATCGCCGACCAGGTCGCGCAGGGGGTGGCCGAAGCGGGCAAGGCGATGAAGATCGGCTACCGCACCGAGCCGGGAGTCGAATTGGGGCCGCTGGTCTCGCAGCGCCAACTCGACCGCGTCGAGGGTTATGTGGCGAAGGGCCGCGAGGCCGGAGCCACCGTCTTGAGCGGCGGCCGGCGCGTCGGGGACAAGGGCTACTACTACGAGCCGACCGTCCTGACCGATGTCGACCCGTCGATGGCGGTGGTCGAAGAGGAGATTTTCGGGCCGGTCCTGGGCGTCCTGTCCTACGACGAGATCGACGAGGCCGTCGCGGTGGCCAACGGCACCTCCTATGGACTCGCCTCCAGTGTGTGGACCAGGGATATCAACAACGCGCTCACGGTGGCCCGCAAGTTGAAGGCCGGGCGCGTCAACATCAACATCCACCGGGCCGGCGGCGTCCAGCTGCCCATCGGCGGATACAAGCAGTCGGGTTGGGGGCGCGAGTGCGGGCCGGAAGGTATCGCCGAGTTCCTCGAGACCAAATCCGTCGTCACCCGCATGTGGGCCTGA
- a CDS encoding beta-propeller fold lactonase family protein: MKRKSRMGARQIFGGLFAVFALIVGLVVAPTAAADRAAAAPGQAAPGHPAQPSKFLLVAGIDVGQIAVMRVHDNGRLSLLRHYPTGRMSMSLKVAQDGRTVYVSHVADSAITVYRLSDTGVLRPIQKFSTPMPPVTVVPSVDSKYLFAAMGMGKVATYRITPSGALARTGLAAEQLGGTIAPMVTVDPNGKFVRVTSAFENAVKSYRIGPGGKLLPIGRVSTGMTPVNGMTTPDNRFFYVAHEDTFNVIGYRILPSGNLVQIGNWYTGPITHEARVSPDGKWLYAPAVGGGGVTVFRILGNGQLAKLKGSPFNPGGPISTSTLVVPNPRLPFVYAVDTLSPGQGGGTHVKTMRVLPNGALKAVASTDMGLNTIDGPVAALAG; this comes from the coding sequence ATGAAGCGCAAGTCACGGATGGGGGCCCGCCAAATCTTCGGTGGCCTGTTCGCAGTATTCGCCCTGATCGTTGGATTGGTCGTCGCGCCCACCGCGGCTGCTGATCGAGCTGCGGCGGCACCCGGGCAAGCGGCCCCGGGACATCCGGCCCAGCCGTCGAAGTTCCTGCTGGTCGCCGGAATCGACGTCGGGCAGATCGCGGTGATGCGGGTGCACGACAACGGGCGGCTGAGTCTGCTCCGGCACTATCCGACCGGCAGGATGAGCATGTCGCTGAAGGTGGCCCAAGACGGGCGCACCGTGTACGTGAGCCACGTCGCCGACAGCGCCATCACGGTCTACCGTCTGTCCGATACCGGCGTGCTGCGTCCGATTCAAAAATTCTCGACCCCGATGCCGCCGGTGACCGTGGTGCCCTCGGTGGACAGCAAGTACCTGTTCGCCGCCATGGGCATGGGCAAGGTCGCCACGTACCGGATCACGCCGTCGGGCGCTCTGGCCAGGACTGGACTCGCGGCGGAGCAACTCGGCGGAACGATTGCCCCGATGGTGACCGTGGATCCGAATGGAAAGTTCGTCCGGGTGACGAGTGCCTTCGAGAACGCGGTGAAGAGCTACCGCATCGGACCCGGCGGCAAGTTGCTTCCGATCGGCAGGGTTTCGACGGGGATGACCCCGGTCAACGGCATGACGACGCCGGACAACCGCTTCTTCTACGTCGCGCACGAGGACACCTTCAACGTCATCGGCTACCGCATCCTGCCCAGTGGAAACCTGGTGCAGATCGGCAACTGGTACACGGGTCCGATCACGCACGAGGCGCGGGTCAGCCCGGATGGCAAGTGGCTGTACGCGCCCGCCGTCGGCGGCGGCGGCGTCACCGTCTTCCGCATCCTCGGCAACGGGCAGCTCGCGAAGCTGAAGGGATCGCCGTTCAATCCCGGCGGGCCGATTTCGACCTCGACCCTGGTCGTGCCGAATCCGCGCTTGCCGTTCGTCTACGCGGTCGACACGCTGAGTCCGGGACAAGGCGGCGGGACGCACGTCAAGACGATGCGCGTCCTTCCGAACGGGGCGCTGAAGGCCGTCGCAAGTACCGACATGG
- a CDS encoding CaiB/BaiF CoA-transferase family protein gives MAGPLGGVRVLVLAGMGPVPFVSMMLADMGAHVVRVDRPSNRAARALATTKGLTPERDVVNRGVDSIVVDLKSEEEKARLLELMGKADAFIEGYRPGVVERLGIGPDVALAANPRLVYARLTGYGQDGPRCHDAGHDINYVAQSGALQAMARHGEAPRPPINLLGDYAGGGAIGAFGIVCALFAARESGCGQVVDAAMVDGVSLLTARLHSLRGCGLYSDEAGTNDLDSGAPFYETYRCADGRYLAVGALEPDFYAIFLAGLGVDTSAWPEQTDRCRWDELRTLIGDTIETRTRDEWARVFAGTDACVSPVLDFAEAAAADHNLARRVYTDVDGIQHPHPAPRFSATPAREPARPPTEHLGVDVVARAWGV, from the coding sequence ATGGCCGGACCCCTCGGCGGAGTCCGCGTCCTCGTCCTCGCGGGCATGGGGCCGGTGCCCTTCGTCTCGATGATGCTCGCCGACATGGGCGCCCACGTCGTCCGCGTCGACCGGCCGTCGAATAGGGCCGCCCGCGCGCTCGCGACGACGAAGGGCCTGACCCCCGAGCGCGACGTCGTCAACCGCGGCGTCGACTCGATCGTCGTCGACCTCAAGTCCGAGGAGGAGAAGGCGCGGCTGCTCGAGCTGATGGGCAAGGCCGATGCCTTCATCGAGGGCTACCGCCCGGGGGTCGTCGAACGGCTCGGCATCGGTCCCGACGTCGCGCTCGCGGCCAACCCGCGGCTCGTCTACGCCCGGCTCACCGGATATGGGCAGGACGGGCCGCGGTGCCACGACGCCGGTCACGACATCAACTACGTCGCACAATCCGGCGCCCTGCAGGCCATGGCCCGCCACGGCGAGGCGCCGCGCCCGCCGATCAACCTGCTCGGCGACTATGCCGGTGGCGGGGCGATCGGCGCGTTCGGCATCGTGTGCGCGCTGTTCGCGGCCCGCGAGTCGGGGTGCGGGCAGGTCGTCGACGCGGCGATGGTCGACGGGGTGTCGCTGCTGACCGCGCGACTGCACAGCCTGCGCGGCTGCGGTCTGTACTCCGACGAGGCGGGCACGAACGATCTCGATTCGGGTGCGCCGTTCTACGAGACGTACCGCTGTGCCGACGGGCGCTATCTGGCGGTCGGCGCGCTGGAACCCGACTTCTACGCGATCTTCCTGGCCGGCCTCGGCGTCGACACGTCCGCGTGGCCGGAGCAGACCGATCGGTGCCGCTGGGACGAGCTGCGCACGTTGATCGGCGACACGATCGAGACCCGGACGCGTGACGAGTGGGCGCGGGTCTTCGCCGGCACGGACGCCTGCGTCTCGCCGGTGCTGGACTTCGCCGAAGCGGCCGCCGCCGACCACAACCTCGCGCGCCGCGTCTACACCGACGTCGACGGGATACAGCATCCCCACCCGGCACCGAGGTTCTCCGCGACACCGGCGCGCGAGCCCGCGCGACCGCCGACCGAGCACCTCGGTGTGGACGTCGTGGCGCGGGCGTGGGGCGTGTAG
- a CDS encoding acyl-CoA dehydrogenase family protein: MATDAPDLDLIRSTVSELARKYDNDYWLDCDRNHKYPWEFVKAFAAGGWLGAMIPEEYGGLGLGLQECGVMMEEIAASGAGMSGGSAIHFYVFPPAPIIKYGSEEMKKKYLPQIASGEMLLAFGITEPTAGVDTSRIKTKAEKVDGGWKINGQKVFITNAQNAHRILLLARTSPRDPEHPLRGMTIFCAEMNRDNVTVREIDKMGRAAIDTNELFIDDLFVADEDVVGEVGRGFNYIIDGLNPERIVVGLEGVGIARAALEIAAEYAKNRVVFDRPIGQNQAVAHPLADSWIRIQAARQVAMNAARLFDEDKPCGPEAAAAKYLGAEAGFETANRGFSTLGGYAYAKEYHIERLLREVRLLPNAPFSQEMVRNFISQQVLGLPRSY, encoded by the coding sequence ATGGCCACCGACGCCCCCGATTTGGACCTGATCCGCAGCACCGTCAGCGAGCTGGCGCGCAAGTACGACAACGACTACTGGCTCGACTGCGACCGCAACCACAAGTACCCGTGGGAGTTCGTCAAGGCCTTCGCCGCCGGTGGCTGGCTGGGGGCGATGATCCCCGAGGAGTACGGCGGGCTCGGCCTGGGGCTGCAGGAGTGCGGCGTGATGATGGAGGAGATCGCCGCCTCCGGTGCCGGGATGAGCGGTGGCTCGGCCATCCACTTCTACGTCTTCCCGCCCGCGCCGATCATCAAGTACGGCTCGGAGGAGATGAAGAAGAAATATCTGCCGCAGATCGCGTCGGGTGAGATGCTGCTGGCCTTCGGCATCACCGAGCCGACCGCCGGAGTCGACACGTCGCGCATCAAGACCAAGGCGGAGAAGGTCGACGGCGGCTGGAAGATCAACGGCCAGAAGGTGTTCATCACCAACGCCCAGAACGCGCACCGCATCCTGCTGCTGGCCCGGACCTCGCCGCGCGACCCGGAGCACCCGCTGCGCGGCATGACGATCTTCTGCGCCGAGATGAACCGCGACAACGTGACGGTGCGCGAGATCGACAAGATGGGCCGCGCCGCGATCGACACCAACGAACTCTTCATCGATGACCTGTTCGTCGCCGACGAGGACGTGGTCGGCGAGGTCGGGCGCGGCTTCAACTACATCATCGACGGACTGAACCCGGAGCGGATCGTCGTCGGTCTCGAAGGCGTCGGCATCGCGCGCGCCGCGCTGGAGATCGCCGCCGAGTACGCCAAGAACCGTGTCGTCTTCGACCGCCCGATCGGGCAGAACCAGGCCGTCGCCCACCCGCTGGCCGACTCCTGGATCCGCATCCAGGCGGCCCGGCAGGTGGCGATGAACGCAGCCAGGCTGTTCGACGAGGACAAGCCCTGCGGACCCGAGGCGGCTGCCGCGAAGTACCTCGGCGCCGAGGCCGGCTTCGAGACCGCCAACCGCGGGTTCTCCACGCTCGGCGGCTACGCGTACGCGAAGGAGTACCACATCGAGCGACTGCTCCGGGAGGTGCGATTGCTCCCCAACGCGCCGTTCTCCCAGGAGATGGTGCGCAACTTCATCTCGCAGCAGGTCCTCGGCCTCCCGCGGTCGTACTGA
- a CDS encoding CaiB/BaiF CoA-transferase family protein, with protein sequence MTDVTSRPLGGVRVLDLTVALSGPYATLILAALGAEVIKIESPGGSDIARFNPPFATPDGEMHLGAIEEGDVSLSVLARSRGKKSVELDLKTERGRELFYELVRHADVVFENLSDGVVERLGVDYETLRAINPALVYGSLSGLGRPSAFPGTKAMDIIVQAVAGVMDTTGDVDGPPLRFGLPIADLLAPLHAVIGVQAALTQREKTGRGQHVDVSMLESLASLLPFEHLDVLQRQGGFPPRSGNSHTRLAPFGVYETKDGHVSIAAASDAWVVSLVEAIGRPELADDPRFVGRGPRAANAAALNDYIEEWTRQHTTAEVIEELSTRRGVPCGPVRTALEVLDDEWLAQRGAITPLRRVTGEPLDAVAPGVPIGMSGAQVSIDEAAHALGADTEAVLTELAGVSPAEMAELREHRII encoded by the coding sequence ATGACCGATGTCACTTCGCGGCCCCTGGGTGGCGTTCGCGTGCTCGACCTCACCGTCGCGCTGTCCGGTCCGTACGCGACGCTCATCCTGGCCGCCCTGGGCGCCGAGGTGATCAAGATCGAATCCCCCGGCGGCAGCGACATCGCGCGGTTCAACCCGCCGTTCGCCACCCCCGACGGCGAGATGCACCTCGGCGCGATCGAGGAGGGGGATGTCTCGCTGTCGGTCCTGGCCCGCAGTCGCGGCAAGAAATCCGTCGAGCTCGACCTCAAGACCGAGCGGGGTCGCGAGCTCTTCTACGAACTCGTCCGGCACGCCGACGTCGTATTCGAGAACCTCAGCGATGGCGTCGTCGAGCGGCTCGGCGTCGATTACGAGACGTTGCGCGCGATCAACCCCGCACTGGTGTACGGCTCGTTGAGCGGCCTCGGCCGCCCCAGCGCCTTCCCCGGCACCAAGGCGATGGACATCATCGTGCAGGCGGTCGCCGGCGTGATGGACACGACCGGCGACGTCGACGGCCCGCCGCTGCGCTTCGGTCTCCCGATCGCCGACCTGTTGGCCCCGCTGCACGCGGTGATCGGCGTGCAGGCGGCGCTGACCCAGCGGGAGAAGACCGGGCGGGGGCAGCACGTCGACGTGTCGATGCTGGAATCGCTGGCGTCGCTGCTGCCGTTCGAGCACCTCGACGTCCTGCAGCGCCAGGGCGGGTTCCCGCCGCGCTCGGGCAATTCGCACACCCGCCTCGCGCCCTTCGGCGTCTACGAGACGAAGGACGGGCACGTCTCGATCGCGGCTGCGTCGGATGCCTGGGTGGTCAGCCTCGTCGAGGCGATCGGCCGACCCGAACTCGCCGACGACCCCCGGTTCGTCGGCCGCGGCCCTCGCGCCGCCAACGCCGCGGCGCTCAACGACTACATCGAGGAGTGGACGCGGCAGCACACGACCGCCGAAGTCATCGAGGAGCTGTCGACGCGACGCGGCGTCCCCTGCGGGCCGGTGCGAACCGCGCTGGAAGTCCTCGACGACGAGTGGTTGGCGCAACGCGGCGCGATCACCCCGTTGCGGCGGGTGACCGGAGAGCCGCTGGACGCGGTGGCGCCGGGAGTGCCGATCGGCATGTCGGGAGCCCAGGTCTCAATCGACGAGGCGGCCCATGCGCTTGGGGCCGACACGGAAGCCGTGTTGACGGAGCTGGCAGGCGTTTCGCCTGCGGAAATGGCCGAGCTGCGAGAGCATCGGATCATCTGA
- a CDS encoding MaoC family dehydratase, producing MPGLYYEEFEVGQVIEHEVRRTVTEADNVLFSTMTLNMAPLHLDAEYSSHSIHGQRLVNSLFLLGLVCGISMQQTTYGTTLGNLGFTETKFPKPTFHGDTIRVRTEIVAMRESKKRDDSGIVTFRHQGINQRDEVVCDTLRVGLMIKKSSLEK from the coding sequence ATGCCGGGCTTGTACTACGAGGAGTTCGAAGTCGGACAGGTTATCGAGCACGAGGTGCGCCGCACGGTGACCGAGGCCGACAACGTGCTGTTCTCGACGATGACGTTGAACATGGCGCCGTTGCATCTGGACGCGGAGTACTCGTCGCACTCGATCCACGGGCAGCGCCTGGTGAACAGCCTGTTCCTGCTCGGCCTGGTGTGCGGCATCTCGATGCAGCAGACCACCTACGGCACCACGCTGGGCAACCTCGGCTTCACCGAGACGAAGTTCCCCAAGCCGACCTTCCACGGCGACACCATCCGGGTGCGCACCGAGATCGTCGCGATGCGGGAGTCGAAGAAGCGCGACGACTCGGGCATCGTGACCTTCCGCCACCAGGGCATCAACCAGCGCGACGAGGTCGTCTGCGACACCTTGCGCGTCGGCCTGATGATCAAGAAGTCCTCGCTGGAGAAGTAG